One genomic window of Caballeronia sp. SBC1 includes the following:
- a CDS encoding ABC transporter permease, with the protein MKKLLKIYLQKPELAGIVLLAVLIGLFQVRSQMIFLSAENIRGVLGVLPEVGLVAIGVTLLMICGEFDLSVGSVFALTPMAITLLMNAGVPFWPAFFIGLVVAACVGLANGLITLVFNIPSFITTLGMLFIVRSLTVVLSGGFPPNLPIERMPSQLFVSFIGPEGLFRASFLWFIAIGAAAAFLLSATNLGNWMKATGGFLEASISSGVPARRVKLFSFVLCSVLAGFAGLIQVLRLGAALPSIGDGLELQAVAAAVIGGTALSGGIGNVLGAVVGALLIRVIDNGLVLTQVDANWFKFAVGSLTIFAVVANAWMRRTARHLKVAL; encoded by the coding sequence ATGAAAAAGCTGCTCAAGATCTACCTGCAGAAGCCGGAGTTGGCGGGCATTGTATTACTCGCGGTGTTGATCGGTTTGTTCCAGGTGCGCTCGCAGATGATATTTCTCAGCGCCGAAAATATTCGTGGCGTGCTCGGCGTGTTGCCTGAAGTGGGACTGGTGGCTATAGGCGTGACGTTGCTGATGATCTGCGGTGAATTCGATTTATCCGTAGGATCGGTGTTTGCGCTCACGCCCATGGCGATCACGCTGCTAATGAATGCAGGCGTGCCGTTCTGGCCGGCATTTTTTATCGGGCTGGTGGTAGCCGCGTGCGTGGGACTCGCGAACGGATTGATCACGTTAGTCTTCAACATACCGAGTTTCATCACCACGCTTGGCATGTTGTTCATCGTGCGATCGCTGACGGTCGTGCTGTCCGGTGGCTTCCCGCCGAACCTGCCGATCGAACGAATGCCTTCTCAACTGTTCGTCAGTTTCATAGGACCGGAGGGGCTGTTTCGGGCGTCGTTTCTTTGGTTCATCGCCATCGGCGCGGCGGCGGCATTCCTGCTTTCGGCAACCAATCTCGGCAACTGGATGAAAGCAACCGGGGGGTTCCTTGAGGCATCCATATCGAGTGGTGTGCCGGCGCGGCGCGTGAAGCTGTTCTCCTTCGTGCTGTGCTCGGTGCTCGCCGGTTTCGCCGGCCTGATCCAGGTGTTGCGGCTAGGTGCGGCGCTTCCGTCAATAGGCGATGGTCTCGAGCTGCAGGCGGTGGCCGCTGCCGTGATCGGCGGGACCGCTCTGTCTGGCGGGATCGGCAATGTGCTCGGTGCAGTGGTGGGCGCCCTGCTGATTCGCGTGATCGATAACGGCCTGGTGCTGACGCAAGTCGATGCCAACTGGTTCAAGTTCGCCGTCGGCAGCCTGACCATTTTCGCGGTTGTCGCCAACGCGTGGATGCGCCGCACGGCACGACATCTGAAGGTGGCGCTATGA
- a CDS encoding sugar ABC transporter substrate-binding protein: MTRRLSKFQTRSKFAIAACVTSTLFAASAAHSAEPLNIVMLTHGAATNAFWQAVKKGFDDACTRVQAHCQMVFTQTDGSIEQQSANFQAAVARKPDAILTTIVDDNALTPMINDARAKHIIVIAYNVDQSSGAAGAAKRQAFIGQNFVPAGRSLAHQLTSQFPKDGPIRVLIGVSAPGQNWAEQRAKGVMEGLDEWKRANPTRTVVIDRIDSGTDLSVTGERVGAYLTAHPDTTAYFDMGFFHAAVARTLKDRNVPPGKVLLAGFDIVPQVLQMMKAGYIQAEVDQQPYAQGFMPVMQVYLAKSFGLAPTDINTGNSLVMPAQADSVIALSQQGLR; this comes from the coding sequence ATGACCCGGAGACTCAGCAAATTTCAAACGCGTTCGAAGTTCGCGATAGCTGCATGCGTAACGTCCACGCTTTTCGCCGCGAGTGCTGCACACAGCGCGGAGCCGCTGAACATTGTGATGCTGACGCACGGCGCGGCGACCAACGCGTTCTGGCAGGCCGTGAAGAAAGGTTTCGACGATGCCTGCACGCGCGTTCAGGCACATTGCCAGATGGTCTTTACTCAAACCGACGGCTCGATCGAGCAGCAGAGCGCGAACTTCCAGGCCGCCGTCGCGCGCAAGCCCGATGCAATCTTGACGACCATCGTAGACGACAACGCGCTCACGCCAATGATCAACGACGCCCGCGCGAAGCACATCATCGTGATTGCTTATAACGTCGATCAAAGCAGCGGCGCGGCGGGTGCGGCGAAACGGCAGGCGTTTATTGGCCAGAACTTTGTCCCAGCCGGGCGCAGTCTCGCGCATCAACTTACCAGCCAGTTTCCGAAGGACGGGCCGATCCGCGTGCTGATTGGTGTCAGCGCGCCGGGCCAGAACTGGGCCGAGCAACGCGCGAAAGGCGTGATGGAAGGTCTCGATGAATGGAAGCGCGCCAATCCGACTCGCACGGTCGTGATCGACCGGATCGACTCCGGCACGGATCTCTCGGTGACAGGCGAGCGCGTTGGCGCGTATCTCACCGCCCACCCCGATACAACGGCATACTTCGACATGGGCTTCTTCCATGCAGCAGTAGCACGCACATTGAAGGACCGCAACGTGCCGCCGGGCAAGGTGCTGCTTGCGGGCTTCGATATCGTCCCGCAAGTCCTGCAGATGATGAAGGCGGGCTACATCCAGGCCGAGGTCGATCAGCAACCGTATGCGCAGGGTTTCATGCCTGTGATGCAGGTGTATCTGGCGAAGTCCTTCGGCCTTGCGCCCACCGATATCAACACCGGCAATTCGCTCGTCATGCCCGCTCAGGCGGACTCGGTCATCGCGCTCTCGCAACAAGGCTTGCGCTAG